The Staphylococcus sp. 17KM0847 DNA segment GATTTTCCATTATTACTCGCATATCTTGCACTTTGTTTAATAGGTTTGACGATGGTTTATAGTGCAAGTATGGTAGCAGCAACAAGAGGAACATTAACAGGTGGGATACCTGTATCAGGCACTTACTTTTATATGAGACAGCTCGCATACGTTATTTTTGGATTTATCATTGTATTTTTTATAGCGTATGTGATGGATGTACGTATTATTCAAAACCGAAATGTGCAATTAGGGATGATGGGGATTATCTTACTCCTACTTTTTGCAACATTAGTTTTAGGTGTTGAAATCAATGGCTCTAAAAGTTGGCTCGATTTGAGATTTATGAATTTACAAGCATCTGAGTTGCTCAAAATTGCAATTATTTTATATGTCCCCTATATTATTGATCGTAAAAAAATACAAATACAGCGAGACCCTATGGTCATTATTACACCTATTATTTTCGTAGGATTTATGATTGGTCTTGTGCTTTTACAAAAAGATGTAGGGCAAACATTATTAATTGCTGCGATTTTCTTTTGTATTATTGTATATTCTGGAATTGGTGTTAAAAATTTATTGAAGATTGCAATGTACTCTATCCTAGGCTTAATTACAGTAGTGATTTTTATTGTAATTTTTCGTGTGAATATATTACCTGCTTATTTAACAGCGAGGTTTAGTGCTTTAGAAAATCCATTTAACTACGAATCAGGAATCGGTTATCATTTAGCTAACTCATTGTTGGCAATTGGTAATGGTGGATTATTCGGACGAGGCTTAGGTAATAGCGTAATGAAGCTGGGTTACTTACCAGAGCCACATACTGATTTTATTTTTGCAGTTATATGTGAAGAATTAGGATTTGTCGGTGCACTTATCGTTCTTGGATTGATTTATTATATTGTTTATCGTGCTTTTGATCTTGCTTCTCGAACAACATCATATTTTTATAAGTTAGTATGTGTAGGTATTGCAAGTTATATCGGTATTCAAGCATTTGTTAATTTAGGCGGTGTATCAGGTTTAATTCCATTAACAGGTGTTCCATTACCTTTTATTAGTTTTGGTGGTTCATCTATGATTAGTTTAAGTATTGCAATGGGATTATTATTAATGATTGGTAAGCAAATTAAATATGATGAAGCCAAACAGCACTATTATGAGAAATATCATCATCAATAGATATATTTATCATGTGCGACCCCAGTCACTTTTATTTGAAGTGATTGGGGTCGTATTTTTAATATTAAATTTTTTGACAATTCGCTCTTATCGTTTTAAAATATAGTTATCGATTATTTAATTTTATTGAGTTAAATAACTAAAACTTATCATTACAAACTGATTTTAATGAAATAGTGTTCATTGAAAAAGTACAATTACAAAGATACATCAATTAGGGGGCTGACATGATGAAACGTATTAATAAAGTTTTAGTTGCGAATAGAGGAGAAATTGCAATTCGCATTTTTAGGGCAGCGACAGAATTAGATATACAAACAGTAGCGATTTATTCAAAAGAAGATATGCGTGCATTACACAGATATAAAGCAGATGAAGCATATCTTGTTGGAGAGGATCTTGGTCCAGCAGAGTCTTACTTGAATATCGAACGTATTATCAAAGTTGCAAAAGAAGCAGGGGTTGATGCGATTCATCCCGGATATGGCTTTTTAAGTGAAAATATGCAGTTCGCTAAACGATGTAAAGAAGAAGGAATTATTTTTATTGGTCCTGAATTAGAACATTTAGATATGTTTGGTGATAAGGTTAAGGCGCGTACAACTGCTATAAAAGCCAATTTACCTGTTATTCCCGGAACGGATGGCCCGATAGATAGCTTAGAGGAGGCACATTTGTTTGCGAATAAAGTGGGCTATCCATTAATGATTAAAGCAACGAGCGGTGGTGGTGGTAAAGGTATGCGTATCGTGTACCAAACATCAGAACTAGAAGAAGCGTATACACGTGCCAAGTCAGAAGCTGAGAAATCTTTTGGTAATAGTGAAGTGTATATTGAGAAGTTTATAGATGAACCGAAACATATTGAGGTTCAGATATTAGGAGATACGTATGGTAATATTGTACACCTGTTCGAACGCGATTGTTCTGTACAACGTCGTCATCAAAAAGTAGTTGAAGTTGCGCCATCTGTAAGTTTGCCAGAGCAGCTGCGTATTGAAATTTGTCAAGCAGCCGTAGATTTAATGAAACAGATTGGTTATACCAATGCAGGAACTGTGGAATTTCTCGTATCTGGAGAGGATTACTATTTTATTGAAGTCAATCCACGTATCCAAGTAGAACATACGATTACAGAGATGATTACGGGTGTGGATATTGTAAAGACACAACTTTTAATTGCAGATGGTGCAGCATTGCATGATGATAGAATTGCACTGCCACAACAGACAGCAATTCAAACGCTTGGTTATGCTATACAATGTCGTATTACAACAGAAGACCCAACACAAGATTTTATGCCTGACACAGGTCGTATTGTGGCATATCGTTCAAGTGGCGGATTTGGTGTTCGTCTTGATGCAGGAGATGCTTTTCAAGGCGCAGAAATTTCACCTTACTACGATTCCCTTCTTGTGAAAATTTCTACACATGCGATTCATTATAAAGAGGCACGTGAAAAAATGTTACGTTCATTACAAGAAATGCGTATTCGTGGTGTTAAAACCAATATTCCATTTTTACATAATGTAATACAACATCCACAATTTGCATCAGGAGATTATACAACTCGATTTTTAGAACAAGTGCCTGATCTTTTTGTGATACAGCCGTCTAGGGATAGAGGCACAAAAACACTCGAATATATTGGTAATGTAACGATTAATGGTTTTCCAAGTGTTGAAAAACAGTTGAAGCCTCATTTTGAACGTACTGATATTCCGAAAGTTAAACAACATGAAATTGCTCAACTAAGCGGTACAAAACAATTATTGGACGAACAAGGACCAGAAGCTGTGGCACAATGGGTTAAAGCACAAGATGAGGTTCTTATTACAGATACAACATTTCGTGATGCGCATCAATCTTTATTAGCAACGCGCGTGCGTACACATGATTTGTTACAGATTGCACCTCATACAGCACGTGTTATGCAGGATAACTTTTCATTAGAATTATGGGGTGGTGCAACGTTTGATGTCGCATTTAACTTTTTAAAAGAAAACCCTTGGGAGCGACTTGCCAAGTTAAGAACCGCTATTCCAAATGTATTGTTTCAAATGTTGTTACGTGCTTCCAATGCAGTAGGTTACAAAAATTACCCAGATAATGTTATTCAGAAATTTGTAGAGGAAAGTGCTGCTGCAGGTATAGATGTCTTTAGAATTTTTGACTCATTAAACTGGGTTGAACAAATGAAAGTGGCAAATGAGGCTGTCCAACGTGCTGGGAAAATCTCAGAAGGAGCGATTTGTTATACGGGAGATATTTTAAACACAGAACGTTCAAATATTTATACATTAGATTATTATGTTCAACTTGCTAAAACATTAGAGCGTGAAGGATTCCATATGTTAGCAATTAAAGATATGGCAGGCTTATTAAAACCACGTGCAGCATATGAATTAATTGGTGAATTAAAAGCAGCAGTGGATTTACCTATACATTTGCATACGCATGATACAAGTGGTAATGGTATTTTAACGTATAATCAAGCTATTGATGCTGGTGTAGATGTTATTGATACAGCCGTTGCAGCAATGTCTGGTCTTACAAGTCAGCCAAGTAGTAATTCATTATATTATGCAATGAGTGGTTTTTCACGTAAGATTCGTATGGATATTGAGGGACATGAACGATTGTCACATTATTGGGATGGTGTAAGACCTTATTATAAAGACTTTGAAAGTGATATGAAGTCTCCGCACACAGAAATTTATCAACATGAAATGCCTGGAGGTCAATATTCTAACTTACGACAACAAGCGAAAAGCATAGGTTTGGGTGAGCGTTTTGGTGAAGTTAAAGATATGTATCGTCGTGTAAACTTCTTATTTGGTGATATTGTAAAAGTCACACCGTCATCAAAGGTCGTAGGAGATATGGCACTTTATATGGTACAAAACAATCTCGATGAAAGACAGATTTTGTCAGAAGGTTACAAACTTGATTTTCCAGACTCGGTCGTCTCATTTTTTAAAGGAGAGATTGGTCAACCAGTAAATGGTTTCAACAAACAACTGCAAGATGTTGTATTAAAAGGTCAATCTCCGTTGACAGCTCGTCCAGGTGAATATCTTGAATCTGTTGACTTTAATAAGCTAAAGGAGATACTGCAAGAAAAACAACAAAGCAAAGTAACAGAGCAAGATGTTGTAAGTTATGCATTGTATCCAAAAGTGTATGAGCAGTACATACAAACTTTCGAAAACTATGGTAATATCTCTTTATTAGATACGCCAACTTTCTTTTATGGTATGCGTCCTAATGAAACGATTAAAATTGAAATTGATAGAGGTAAGATACTTGTGATTACATTACAAGCGATAACACAACCAGATGAAGCAGGTATGCGTACAGTATTTTTTGAGATGAATGGTCAAGCACGTCACATTCAAATAAAAGATGAAAATATACAGGCAACACACCTTTCAAAAACTAAAGCAGATAAAGGTAACCCTGAGCATATTGGTACACAAATGCCTGGTACAGTAGTTGAAGTTAAAGTGTCAGTAGGTGAAGTTGTAGAAGCGGGTCAGTCATTAATTATTACAGAAGCAATGAAGATGGAAACAACGGTACAAGCGCCATTCAAAGGTGTTGTTAAAGCAGTACATATTCAAAATAATGATAACATCGAAACAGGAGATTTATTAATAGAGCTGGAAAAAGAAGCATAGTATATAACAAAAGCGATTGTTACCCTAAAAAGGATAGCAATCGCTTTTGTTAATGATTATTGTTCACCACGATTTGAGCGCAAAATTAATAACAAGAAATAACTGATGAGCCCAAATAATAGTGTAATAAATAAAGCGTGGAACAACGCTATAATAAGATTGACTTCAGTAATGATAGAGAGTGCACCTGTTGTGACTTGTAGAATAATTAAAATAAAGCTGGCCGTATAACCATAATGAATGGTACGGTTATTTGGATAATGTTTGACTGCATGGATATATGTAAGTAATACAATAATAAATGCAAGTAATGCCATTATACGATGAGAAAGTTGTACCCAGTCATGGACATCATGAGGGACGAGGTCATCGAACGGTAGTGGCCATACGCCGTAAGCTAGACTTGATTCAGTATGTCTTACGAGAGCCCCTGTATAAATTGTGACATAAACAATACCTGTCATTATCCATGTATAAACTTGTAAAGGTTTTTCAACATGTACAATATTTGCTTCATACTTTTGATCAAGGTCGAAAATAATGAGTGTTAGAACAAATACTGATGAAAAACTAATTAATGATATTCCAAAATGTAACGCCAAGATATAGTCGTTTTGTTGCCACATAACAGCAGCAGCACCAACTAAAGCTTGAATCAATAAAAACCCAATACTAATTTTACAAAGTGGCTTGACTTCACGAATGTGTCCGATATTTTTCCATGCTGTAATCACAAGCCAAGATACAATAATGAGAGATAAACCTGAGACAGCTCTATGACTCAATTCAATGATTGTTTCAAGAGGGAGGTTTTCAGGAAGTAGGGCACCGTGACAGAGTGGCCAATCTGTACCGCAACCATCTTCAGACCCTGTTTTTGTGACGAGTGCACCACCTAGCTGCACCCATATCATCATCAACGTCGCTAAAACTGATAACCACTTTAGGTTGCGCTTTTTAAACAATGCTAAACACCTCGATATGCTATTATAATTCAATGGGAGTAGAGCTGAAAACTTAATTTATGTTAAAAGATTGTGTAGTCATATCTAAATCCCTTTTGTTGCTATTATAGCAAAAAGTCGATATATAATGTGTTATTCAACAAAAGGTTTTGAGTAATGTCGATAAAGTGTCACAAAAATTTCGGAATAAAGCTAGTCAATCCTAATACTTTCATATATCATTGTAATATATGACAAAAAAGGGGGGTAAATCAATGTCGAAATCAGAAGTAGTTAGTCAAACTACTGGACGTGTTTCATATAAAGAGCTTAAACAAGTGATTAAGTTGGGGCTTGTACAAGGTAACTTAATTCCTGCTTTTGCTGGTGCTTGGCTTGCGATAGTTATGACGCATCATTCATTTTTAGAGTCTATACCGCAACTTATTGTAATGATGATAGGGTCAACTTTAGTTATGGGTGGCTCTTGTGCATTGAACAACTATTACGATCAAGATATAGATAAAATTATGCCAAGTAAACAAAATCGCCCAACAGTGAATGATCGGATTTCAAACCGTCATTTAGTAATATTAAGTCTAAGTATGATGGCTATTGGAGAATTGCTTTTATTTATGATTAACGTTCCGGCTGGCGTCATTGGTTTAGCTGGTATTATTGGCTATGTATCATTTTATTCAATCTGGTCCAAACGACATACAACTTGGAACACAGTGATTGGTAGCTTCCCGGGTGCTGTTCCACCACTTATTGGTTGGGTAGCGATAGATGGTCATTTGAGTTTAATGGCCTTGACGCTTTTTGCAGTTGTTTTTGCATGGCAACCCATTCATTTTTACGCATTAGCAATTAAGCGTCGAGAAGAGTACAGTAAGGTAAACATTCCGATGTTACCATCAGTCAAAGGATTTAATCGGACGCGAGTAGGCATGTTTTTATGGTTGTTTGCATTATTGCCGTTACCGTTTGTAATGCATGAACTTGGCTTAACATTTATGATATTAGCTACTTTGCTAAATCTTGGTTGGATTGCTTTAGGATTTACAAGTTTTAGGGCAGCGGTAGATGAGATGAAATGGGCAACAAAAATGTTCATTTATTCTTTAAATTATCTTGTTGTATTTTTTGCATTGGTCGTTGTAGTTTCTTTAATTAAAATGATTTAAAAGATATATGAGTGAGGATGAGAACATGAGCTTACCTATTTTACCTACTATTAGTACAGCATGTATTGTAATTAGTGCGATTTTAGTAGCAATCGGCTGGCGTTTGATTTGGAAACGTCAAATTGAGCAACATAAAAAAGTAATGTTATGGGCAGCTATTTTTGCAGTACTGTTTTTTACAATTTATGCAAGTCGTACAATTTTCATTGGCAACACAGCATTTGGTGGTCCAGATTCTGTACGTCTTTATTATACAATTTTCTTGTTTTTCCATATTACACTTGCCACAATAGGAGCGGTATTTGGATTGATTCAAATTTTTACAGGTGTGAAAGATAAGTATAATGTTCACCGTAAAACAGGGCCGACAGCTTCTATTATATGGTTTTTTACTGCTATTACAGGTGTGGCAGTGTACGTATTGCTGTATGTTTTATATCCGGGTGGAGAAACAACATCATTGATTAAAGCAACATTTGGTTTTTAGGAGTTTGGAAATGATAGATAAGACGACTGGTCGACATTCTCAATGTGTGAAGACTGGTCGTTTTTTATGGCTGTCCATCTTCTGTGGTGGATAGATTATTAAAAGTGCCCCGTTTTATTTTATGATAATTTATATACGTAGAAATAGCTAGGTGTATCTAAGCGTACAATCCATTTAGGTTGTGCGCTTTTTTAAGTCCCATCATTTCTTGATTGATTGCTTTCCTGCAGGCCTCGTTCGAACTTACAAACACTTTAAACGGTCAAAGCGATAAAAATAGGCTTTGAGTTGATGAATACGTCTGTCTTCTAATATATCTATGATTTGATGGGTTTCATTATTGATAAAAAGAAAACTCATCTATTGATATATGTTGAGGTAAGTGAGATGACGGATGAACAGCTAATGATTGTGCTGTTTGGTGAATACATCGTTTCACAGTACTCGGAGACACACAACAATCCTTCGCAATAGAACGCACTTGTGTCAGTTTGTCCTGAATGGCTAACTTCACACAATTCGTAATAAAATAGTTTTCTTCCACAATCATTTTTAGAAAATGACTGTGGAAAACCGCCCTGTACCTCAACATGGTTTTGAACATCTACTACTTGTATATTTTTATCTTTTATTTTAAGTCGTTTTAATATATCATTACACATAGGCGCATCATGTCTCTTTTAATTTGGGTTTGAGCACTTAAATTTATAGAGACCTATGCGCTTTTTGTATACCACAAAAGGTGAAGAACCTAAAAATGCCCCCATAAAGTTGAATTTTTAGTCCAACTTTTGGGGGCACATCAATATGAGTTCAATAAGAGTGCTTTTTTATTTTGTTTCATTAATTGAAGCAGTTCGATAGTAATGAGGATGTTATCGTTATATATAATTTTTTAAGGTTTAATCTTTGTAATTAGAATATTTAAAAACAGACAGATGATTAATATGAGTAAAATAGATAAATGAACGGGAATATTAATGTATAAAGCTGACTTGATAAATAAAGCTCCAATTGCACCACCAAATCCTGCTACAGTGATGAAAATACTAGTTAATACATTCTTATTACTACTATATTGATTAATTATGCCGGCACCTAATGGAAACATAGGTGCTAGGAATAGAGCAAGTAAAAATAGAATTACTAATTTAATTACATCCTGTGTACTAAAATATACTAAAATAATATACAGTAAAAGTGATGTTGATGTATATATTAATAATAATGTC contains these protein-coding regions:
- a CDS encoding heme A synthase — protein: MFKKRNLKWLSVLATLMMIWVQLGGALVTKTGSEDGCGTDWPLCHGALLPENLPLETIIELSHRAVSGLSLIIVSWLVITAWKNIGHIREVKPLCKISIGFLLIQALVGAAAVMWQQNDYILALHFGISLISFSSVFVLTLIIFDLDQKYEANIVHVEKPLQVYTWIMTGIVYVTIYTGALVRHTESSLAYGVWPLPFDDLVPHDVHDWVQLSHRIMALLAFIIVLLTYIHAVKHYPNNRTIHYGYTASFILIILQVTTGALSIITEVNLIIALFHALFITLLFGLISYFLLLILRSNRGEQ
- a CDS encoding pyruvate carboxylase, giving the protein MKRINKVLVANRGEIAIRIFRAATELDIQTVAIYSKEDMRALHRYKADEAYLVGEDLGPAESYLNIERIIKVAKEAGVDAIHPGYGFLSENMQFAKRCKEEGIIFIGPELEHLDMFGDKVKARTTAIKANLPVIPGTDGPIDSLEEAHLFANKVGYPLMIKATSGGGGKGMRIVYQTSELEEAYTRAKSEAEKSFGNSEVYIEKFIDEPKHIEVQILGDTYGNIVHLFERDCSVQRRHQKVVEVAPSVSLPEQLRIEICQAAVDLMKQIGYTNAGTVEFLVSGEDYYFIEVNPRIQVEHTITEMITGVDIVKTQLLIADGAALHDDRIALPQQTAIQTLGYAIQCRITTEDPTQDFMPDTGRIVAYRSSGGFGVRLDAGDAFQGAEISPYYDSLLVKISTHAIHYKEAREKMLRSLQEMRIRGVKTNIPFLHNVIQHPQFASGDYTTRFLEQVPDLFVIQPSRDRGTKTLEYIGNVTINGFPSVEKQLKPHFERTDIPKVKQHEIAQLSGTKQLLDEQGPEAVAQWVKAQDEVLITDTTFRDAHQSLLATRVRTHDLLQIAPHTARVMQDNFSLELWGGATFDVAFNFLKENPWERLAKLRTAIPNVLFQMLLRASNAVGYKNYPDNVIQKFVEESAAAGIDVFRIFDSLNWVEQMKVANEAVQRAGKISEGAICYTGDILNTERSNIYTLDYYVQLAKTLEREGFHMLAIKDMAGLLKPRAAYELIGELKAAVDLPIHLHTHDTSGNGILTYNQAIDAGVDVIDTAVAAMSGLTSQPSSNSLYYAMSGFSRKIRMDIEGHERLSHYWDGVRPYYKDFESDMKSPHTEIYQHEMPGGQYSNLRQQAKSIGLGERFGEVKDMYRRVNFLFGDIVKVTPSSKVVGDMALYMVQNNLDERQILSEGYKLDFPDSVVSFFKGEIGQPVNGFNKQLQDVVLKGQSPLTARPGEYLESVDFNKLKEILQEKQQSKVTEQDVVSYALYPKVYEQYIQTFENYGNISLLDTPTFFYGMRPNETIKIEIDRGKILVITLQAITQPDEAGMRTVFFEMNGQARHIQIKDENIQATHLSKTKADKGNPEHIGTQMPGTVVEVKVSVGEVVEAGQSLIITEAMKMETTVQAPFKGVVKAVHIQNNDNIETGDLLIELEKEA
- the cyoE gene encoding heme o synthase translates to MSKSEVVSQTTGRVSYKELKQVIKLGLVQGNLIPAFAGAWLAIVMTHHSFLESIPQLIVMMIGSTLVMGGSCALNNYYDQDIDKIMPSKQNRPTVNDRISNRHLVILSLSMMAIGELLLFMINVPAGVIGLAGIIGYVSFYSIWSKRHTTWNTVIGSFPGAVPPLIGWVAIDGHLSLMALTLFAVVFAWQPIHFYALAIKRREEYSKVNIPMLPSVKGFNRTRVGMFLWLFALLPLPFVMHELGLTFMILATLLNLGWIALGFTSFRAAVDEMKWATKMFIYSLNYLVVFFALVVVVSLIKMI
- a CDS encoding helix-turn-helix domain-containing protein — encoded protein: MLRYRAVFHSHFLKMIVEENYFITNCVKLAIQDKLTQVRSIAKDCCVSPSTVKRCIHQTAQSLAVHPSSHLPQHISIDEFSFYQ
- a CDS encoding DUF420 domain-containing protein → MSLPILPTISTACIVISAILVAIGWRLIWKRQIEQHKKVMLWAAIFAVLFFTIYASRTIFIGNTAFGGPDSVRLYYTIFLFFHITLATIGAVFGLIQIFTGVKDKYNVHRKTGPTASIIWFFTAITGVAVYVLLYVLYPGGETTSLIKATFGF
- the ftsW gene encoding cell division peptidoglycan polymerase FtsW produces the protein MNHIKKLFRYILRYSKYIDFPLLLAYLALCLIGLTMVYSASMVAATRGTLTGGIPVSGTYFYMRQLAYVIFGFIIVFFIAYVMDVRIIQNRNVQLGMMGIILLLLFATLVLGVEINGSKSWLDLRFMNLQASELLKIAIILYVPYIIDRKKIQIQRDPMVIITPIIFVGFMIGLVLLQKDVGQTLLIAAIFFCIIVYSGIGVKNLLKIAMYSILGLITVVIFIVIFRVNILPAYLTARFSALENPFNYESGIGYHLANSLLAIGNGGLFGRGLGNSVMKLGYLPEPHTDFIFAVICEELGFVGALIVLGLIYYIVYRAFDLASRTTSYFYKLVCVGIASYIGIQAFVNLGGVSGLIPLTGVPLPFISFGGSSMISLSIAMGLLLMIGKQIKYDEAKQHYYEKYHHQ